The following DNA comes from Miscanthus floridulus cultivar M001 chromosome 5, ASM1932011v1, whole genome shotgun sequence.
GTCACCTCTGCTGTGTCGTCGTGTGCTCGCGTCATGGAGACAGGGAGCCGGCACCGATCTGGGTGGTAGGAGGTGTGGTTACGTTCTGGGCCGTGGAGACTGGAAAAAGAGAAGCCAGTTTTGGTTCTAGGCCAGTTTTTGTTCTAGGCCGGCCCGAAATGAacgcatattctagttcccatccGGATTGGAAACGGGCCGCAGCAATCCACCCGGAACGGGCCCGGGAACGGGCCAATCCGATAAAAACGAATAGGGTCTTAATCACGTTTGTGGACCCGGCACAGGCAGCACCGCAGCGTCCAGCGGTCGCTCTTGGCCTAGCGCGTCGGGCAGGAGCGGCTCGGCCGCGCGGGGCGGCTGGCGGGCGCGGGGTGGGCAGGTGGCTAGCGCCGGGCGGGGACTCCGGGTGGCGTGCGCGAAGAGCAGAGCAGCAAGGTTTCGGCGCCATTCCGGAGGGGATTCGCCGAGTCGGTGGTCGTCTCTGTGGAGGCGTCGAGGGGTGGGAAGTGGAACCAAGACGCTGAGTGCTGGGCCGCTGAGATCTGGGCTGCGGAATGCCGTAGTGGCCTTGATGAGTTGATGGGCTGCGCATTCTGATATTGGGTAATAAAGGTAATTTGGGTACCGCGAACTGCTACCCGAATTTTCCGAACTAAATTTGGGTGTCTGCGATCACAGTGCGAAAATTGTGATTGGTAGATTGGGTACGGGTAGTTCGGGTATGGGTTCACGTAGTTCGGGTTCTGGTATTGGGTAGCGGGTAATTTGCCTAGGCCTATTTGTGGTCTCCAAGATGCTTAATGCACATCAACAGTAGTAAACAAATCATTAGTTCCAACCAAATTCAAAGTCTTGTTTTGCAAACATGCAAAATTCTCCCTTGACAAGTTTAAACTGTTATTAATACATCAATGTCATAGCACTCTAGAGTTAACCTGTTTAAGAAGTTGTATTCAATTAGCGATTCTAATACTCTCTTTGTTCCTAAATAAAAAGATTTCCAGAGTTGTCTTAAGTTAAACTTTTTAATTTTTGACCGAATTTCTAGAAAACCCCATCAAGATTTACCACATCAAATCGGTATCATTAGATATACTATATGTGCTCATTTTGTGTCATAAATGTTGTTACTCTTTtgctataaagttagtcaaactgaAAATATTTTGACTTGTATggattctaggaattgatttatttggggcAAAGGGAGTAATAAACTTAGGCAACTTTCTTCTAATGCAGCTTAGTCTTTACATTTTAAAACTTTTAACACAAATTTTGAAAATAACAAAGTTTTTACTAAAAGCAATAAGCTTAACCATAGTCGAAAGGCATTTTATGCTGTTTGTAATGTGGTTATTAGAATCGATACAAGTGAAGCCTTTTCTTGTTTTGATATGTTCAACTAGTTGGACCACTGAGACTAATTGTTAgccattcagcctgttcggttggctggttcgtattgttgctgattcgtgaagaagtactgctggctggtttgtgtgagagaaaaatactgttctggctgaaaatttacgatcgtttacgataagccacagccaaacgaacatgctgattgCCTATTCAGATCCTCTGCTAAAAATTAGCTCTTAGAAAATACCCTTCCTCCTACCTTTTTCTCTCACCGGACTAGAGAAAAATATAGCAAAACACATGACTTTTTGTTCTCATATAGCAAAAAGTTCTACATACAATTACATCCACATATAGCTAAATATAGCAAAACTTTACATTTGGACATGTTTTGGTTGTGTGACTATTTCTTCTCCTCATAGAACTACACAGCTTAGTTATTATCTACAATCACCTTCAATTCAATTTATCAAAGCAGCGCACAAGGTTATTAGTATATACTAAACAAGTATCATATTTGTAACTGTCAGAAAGCATTTTATGGTGGATTAATTAGAACTGATTTGATAATATTGATATCCGTGatttatgaaaaaaaaataaaaaagacgtGCACTTAAAACGGAAGCGGTAGATGGTAGTCAATCACCCTGTTCGTTTTttgtttcagccaggcttattcaaccaatcaacagtgtttttctctcacaacaaaccagcatcagccagcccaaaccagcacagaaaccaaccaacgaacacgcCAAATGATTAAGTTTCTCAGAAGCCTAAAAATAACTACAAAAGTCTCTTTATATTTTCTAATTGATAGGAATATAGATTTGGTGAATAAATACTCTTCAACAGCTTCTCTAATCAGATTTTTAAATATTGTTATCctatattatggatttaagcaaAGATGACTCTCTAAAGTGGACATAAAATATAGAGAAACTGTTAGAAGAtgaaagatatagaaaacgatttttatttAAATAACTTTTTAAATGCTGATTTGGAAAGACACATAAAGCCATTTTTATTTAAATAGCTTTTAAAATAGTGATTTAGAGATTATTAGACCGTGATGATAGTCGGTCTCTTTTTCATCCGTCTCGCCGGTCACTCCGTCAGTCCGTCAGTCCCGGTCTACGGGCCAAAGCCAAACCGATGACTGCGGGGGCTTATCCGCACTCCGACCGGTGCCACCTCCTCTCAGCTCAGCCCGCTCCCAGTCCCGTCCGCAGTCCGCACTGCCGCCTCGCCATggaggcagccgccgccgccgccgccgccttgtcCCCTCCCCGCGTCGCCCTCGACGCCCGCACACTCTTCTCCCCGCCCCGTTCCCTCCCCGCCTCGCCCTCAtcccagctccgcctcgccgcccgcccccgcgcgctcgccgccgccaagCCGCGGTTCCTGAGCCCCCACCGAGAACCCGCCGTCGACGGCGGCCGCGGCGCCAGGGATGTTGTCGCGATGGTACGGTCCGCGCTTGGCCGAGCTCCGGGGAGCGAATTCGGCGTGTCTGGAGTGCGATAACGCCTAAGTGGGGTTTTTGTCTGTTGTTGGTTCCCGCCTGCAGGTGGTGCCGTTCCTGAGGGGGACCGCGTGGGAGCAGCCACCGCCGGATTTGGCCTCGTTCCTGTACAAGAACCGGATCGTGTACCTGGGGATGTGCCTCGTGCCGTCGGTCACGGAGCTCATGCTCGCCGAGTTCCTCTACCTCCAGTACGACGACGCCGAGAAGCCAATCTACCTGTACATCAACTCCACTGGCACCACCAAGGTTTGGTGCTGCTTCTGATTCACCTTTCCTTGATTTCCTTGTATGGCGATTATTACTTGGTTGTATCAAATGAGTGCCGACGTAGATCGGAGCTCACAACCAAAATGGAAACACACCGACCTAGGAAAACAATAAATATGATAAGGCTAGGAGCTTGAAGTATGCCTGGATTAT
Coding sequences within:
- the LOC136449822 gene encoding ATP-dependent Clp protease proteolytic subunit-related protein 4, chloroplastic-like; its protein translation is MTAGAYPHSDRCHLLSAQPAPSPVRSPHCRLAMEAAAAAAAALSPPRVALDARTLFSPPRSLPASPSSQLRLAARPRALAAAKPRFLSPHREPAVDGGRGARDVVAMVVPFLRGTAWEQPPPDLASFLYKNRIVYLGMCLVPSVTELMLAEFLYLQYDDAEKPIYLYINSTGTTKNGEKLGYETEALAVYDAMRYVKVPIFTLCVGNAWGEAALLLAAGAKGNRAALPSSTIMIKQPIGRFQGQATDIDIARKEIRNVKIEMVKLLSRHIGKPIEEIARDIRRPKYFSPSEAVDYGIIDKVIYNEKIQEDGGVVSELKRSNLI